AAGATTTGCAAGTTTCGAATGTATCTCCGTGGTCAAGGTGAAGAACGATTTCCGGATGTGCGCAGCCTAATTCTTTAGCATATTCTACAGCACCCTGTGCCATGTAACGCAACAAAGTAGCGTTAGCATACTGACGAGCACCTTTAGAAACCTGAAGAATCACAGGAGATTTAGTTTCAACAGCAGCCTTGATGATAGCCTGCATTTGTTCCATATTGTTGAAGTTGAATGCTGGGATAGCATATCCACCTTTGATAGCCTTAGCAAACATTTCTCTTGTGTTTACCAATCCTAAATCTTTGTAATTTACCATTTTGTTTAAAGTTTATTGTTAGTGAATAAAAATTCTACGCAAAAGTAAGCATTATCCATCGAATAACGAACACCGGAAAGGAAAATATAGTAGAAAAAGGTTTAAATCAGACTGCAAAATTTAGCAGGAATACGAGTGTGACATTAGATTGTAATGTCTACCTTGCAAACTTTGAGATTTCTGATTTCTGATTGATGGTTGATGCCTTCGGATTTATATCTCCTTATTTATACCTTAATTTATACCTCATTTTTCAATTCATTTAATCACCAAAATCTGCATAGTAAATTAGAAATTAGAAATCAGAAATTTTAGAAAATCTTTTTCTATTTCACAGAAAAGCATTATCTTTGCGCTCTGAAAAATGACCATTACACTATTTCTTACCAAAATAGTAACAGAATATAAATTAAAAAAACAGATACTGAAATGAAAAAAGGCCTTCATCCAGAATCATACCGTCCGGTAGTATTTAAAGATATGTCAAATGGTGACATGTTTTTGTCTAGATCAACTGTAGCAACTAAAGAAACCATCGAATTCGAAGGTGAAACTTATCCGTTGCTGAAGATTGAAATCTCAAACACTTCTCACCCGTTCTATACAGGTAAATCTACATTGGTAGATACTGCTGGTCGTGTTGATAAGTTCATGAGCCGTTACGGTGACCGTAAGAAGAAATAATTCGATCTTTCGTGAAAGATGAAAAAGAGGAGATTCTCGCAGAGAATTTCCTCTTTTTCGTTTTCTATATTCCTTAGTGCCAAGCATCATCCAATAAGGAATCGACTATATGACGATGCCTGACACTCTTCACAT
The Bacteroides caecimuris DNA segment above includes these coding regions:
- a CDS encoding type B 50S ribosomal protein L31 — translated: MKKGLHPESYRPVVFKDMSNGDMFLSRSTVATKETIEFEGETYPLLKIEISNTSHPFYTGKSTLVDTAGRVDKFMSRYGDRKKK